Proteins found in one Stigmatopora nigra isolate UIUO_SnigA chromosome 15, RoL_Snig_1.1, whole genome shotgun sequence genomic segment:
- the LOC144208747 gene encoding GTPase IMAP family member 9-like gives MPSVYSARMSGSKNASSPEEAELRIVLLGKTGSGRSSSGNTILGRSAFNVDVSPCSVTRQSKKETGTVSGRCVSVVDTPGFFHTDLCPQDIIQEVGRCVYLSSLGPHVFLVTLRPCRFTQEDRDVLEWIQATFGPGVARFSLVLFTWGDQLQGICVEDFLAQNKELSSFVRSCGGGFHVFDNSANKASCSLQVEQLLRKIEELVAKNGGGCYSDVMFNEAENAIRDAQERILEERPHMRLRVEDDEKEGEETELKMSCRKEEEQAKRRDERLFWCELLNALGKGAAEGAGIKDPNKNKGKVLKKVKIVEKAAALVVSPFSISSAAKVVGGAVREGSKVLYKHRKTFLKE, from the exons ATGCCATCAGTATACTCTGCCAGGATGTCAGGATCTAAAAATGCTTCGTCACCTGAAG AGGCAGAATTGAGGATCGTCCTTCTAGGAAAGACCGGATCAGGAAGGAGCTCCTCAGGCAACACCATCTTGGGTAGGTCGGCTTTCAACGTGGACGTCTCCCCCTGCTCTGTCACCAGACAATCAAAGAAAGAGACCGGGACAGTAAGCGGTAGGTGCGTCTCTGTGGTCGACACGCCAGGGTTCTTTCACACAGACTTGTGCCCTCAGGACATCATTCAAGAAGTAGGACGATGTGTATACCTATCCTCTCTTGGACCCCATGTATTTTTGGTGACCTTGCGGCCTTGCAGGTTCACCCAGGAGGACAGAGATGTCCTTGAGTGGATTCAAGCAACATTTGGACCTGGCGTGGCCAGGTTTTCCTTGGTCCTTTTCACATGGGGAGACCAACTGCAAGGAATTTGTGTTGAAGATTTTCTGGCGCAGAACAAGGAGCTTTCATCGTTTGTAAGAAGCTGCGGTGGAGGTTTTCATGTCTTTGACAACAGTGCGAATAAGGCTTCGTGCTCGCTTCAAGTTGAGCAACTTCTGAGAAAGATCGAAGAGCTGGTGGCCAAAAACGGAGGCGGTTGCTATAGCGACGTCATGTTTAATGAAGCAGAGAATGCCATCAGGGATGCTCAGGAGAGGATTCTGGAAGAAAGACCACATATGCGCCTTCGGGTGGAAGACGATGAAAAAGAAGGGGAAGAGACAGAGTTAAAAATGAGTTGTAGGAAAGAGGAAGAGCAAGCCAAGCGGAGGGACGAAAGGCTTTTTTGGTGCGAGCTGTTGAACGCGCTAGGAAAAGGTGCGGCAGAAGGTGCCGGGATAAAAGACCCAAACAAGAACAAAGGCAAGGTTTTGAAGAAAGTCAAAATTGTGGAGAAGGCGGCGGCTCTGGTGGTCTCGCCGTTCTCCATCAGTTCGGCAGCCAAAGTAGTAGGAGGGGCTGTGCGAGAAGGAAGCAAAGTGCTGTATAAGCACCGGAAAACATTCCTGAAAGAATGA
- the kdelr3 gene encoding ER lumen protein-retaining receptor 3, with amino-acid sequence MNVFRLAADLSHLLAISILLIKIWKSKSCAGISGKSQVLFALVFTTRYLDLFTYFISIYNTVMKVVFLAMSYATVYLIYKRFRNTYDSENDSFRVEFLLLPVLGLSFLETYEFLYVELLWTFSIFLESVAIMPQLFMITKTGEAESITTHYLFFLGLYRALYIGNWIWRYHTESFFDQIAVVAGVVQTIFYCDFFYLYVTKVLRERGKMTLPIPV; translated from the exons ATGAACGTGTTTCGCCTCGCTGCTGACTTGTCGCATCTTTTGGCAATCAGCATTTTGCTTATTAAGATATGGAAATCCAAATCTTGTGCAG GCATTTCCGGGAAGTCCCAGGTGTTGTTTGCTCTTGTCTTCACTACCAGATACCTTGACTTATTCACCTATTTCATTTCTATTTACAACACAGTCATGAAG GTGGTGTTTTTGGCGATGTCCTACGCTACCGTGTACTTGATCTACAAACGCTTCAGGAACACTTACGACTCTGAGAATGACTCGTTCCGGGTGGAATTCCTGTTGCTGCCGGTTCTTGGTCTCTCCTTCCTGGAGACCTACGAGTTCTTATACGTTGAG CTGCTTTGGACTTTCTCCATTTTTCTGGAGTCTGTGGCTATAATGCCACAGCTTTTCATGATCACCAAGACGGGCGAGGCTGAATCTATCACGACCCACTACTTGTTCTTCCTTGGGCTGTATAGAGCCCTTTACATCGGCAACTGGATCTGGCGCTATCACACGGAAAGCTTCTTTGACCAAATTGCTGTGGTGGCTGGTGTTGTGCAGACTATTTTCTACTGTGACTTCTTTTACCTTTACGTCACAAAAG TGCTaagagaaagaggaaaaatgacCCTGCCAATCCCAGTCTAG
- the kcnj4 gene encoding ATP-sensitive inward rectifier potassium channel 12 has translation MRDYCCHGNKYSIVSNNLIEEERLKICKLDLQNGQNSSEIHTTREKELEETDGRGKRRRRSGASGIVPGARGRGGMNNFNGRVLTRGSSQVRSRFVKKNGQCNVVFTNMEEKRQRYLADIFTTCVDIRWRYLLLIFCTSFIISWLFFGIIFYSVSLSHGDFEEDLVVKGGGLGVGELYSNDPGHTTTGQSRKMPCILHVQGFLGALLFSMETQTTIGYGWRCITEECPVAVLTVVVQSILGCIIDSFMIGTIMAKMARPKKRNQTLMFSKNAVIALRDGKLCLMWRVGNLRKSHIVEAHVRAQLIRSYVTAESEFIPLEQTDLSVGYDEGTDRLFLVSPLVIVHQIDKDSPLYTTSRADLESEEFEIVVILEGMVEATAMTTQFRSSFLSREILWGHRFEPVIYEDRNCYKVDYARFHKTFEVPSTPNLSAKELEENERMSRPSSVPSPISACMSSTDLIPRSVSTFCYENEVALSCGEDEDEEDIFDSAQIVRKDREEERRTSVDFQNMFKETATMTSGSQNVLCVLDMDNHQMEFDILQTAIPLDPVTQ, from the exons ATGAGGGATTattgttgccatggaaacaa GTATAGTATTGTGTCAAACAATTTGATCGAGGAAGAGCGCCTGAAGATCTGTAAACTGGATCTCCAAAACGGTCAAAATTCTTCTGAGATCCACACAACCCGTGAAAAAGAACTGGAAGAAACAGACGGCAGGGGGAAAAGAAGGAGGCGTTCAGGAGCCTCCGGTATTGTCCCTGGCGCACGGGGACGAGGAGGGATGAACAACTTCAACGGGAGGGTTTTGACAAGGGGCTCCAGCCAAGTACGGAGCCGCTTTGTAAAGAAAAATGGCCAATGCAATGTTGTTTTCACtaacatggaagaaaaaaggcaGCGCTATCTAGCAGACATCTTCACCACTTGTGTAGATATCCGTTGGAGATATCTACTATTGATATTCTGCACAAGCTTCATTATCTCCTGGCTTTTCTTCGGCATCATTTTCTACAGCGTCTCACTCTCCCATGGTGACTTTGAGGAAGACCTTGTAGTGAAGGGGGGAGGACTTGGAGTTGGGGAGTTGTATTCAAACGACCCCGGTCACACTACAACGGGACAGAGCCGAAAAATGCCTTGCATCCTTCATGTCCAGGGTTTTCTAGGTGCCCTTTTGTTTTCTATGGAGACACAAACTACCATCGGCTATGGTTGGCGCTGTATCACCGAGGAGTGTCCCGTGGCTGTCCTAACTGTGGTTGTTCAGTCCATTCTGGGTTGTATCATTGACTCCTTCATGATTGGCACCATTATGGCCAAAATGGCACGACCCAAGAAGAGAAACCAGACACTTATGTTCTCCAAAAATGCTGTGATTGCCCTTCGAGATGGAAAACTGTGTCTCATGTGGAGGGTTGGGAATCTTCGTAAGAGTCACATCGTGGAGGCTCACGTCCGGGCGCAACTCATTCGTTCTTACGTCACGGCTGAAAGTGAATTCATCCCATTGGAGCAGACGGATCTCAGCGTGGGCTACGACGAAGGCACGGACAGGTTGTTTCTAGTCTCCCCGCTTGTGATAGTCCACCAGATAGACAAAGATAGCCCTTTGTACACTACGAGCCGAGCAGATCTAGAGTCGGAGGAATTTGAGATCGTTGTAATCCTGGAGGGAATGGTGGAGGCCACTGCTATGACCACACAGTTCCGTAGCTCATTTCTTTCCAGAGAAATCCTTTGGGGTCACAGATTTGAACCTGTCATCTACGAGGACCGCAACTGCTACAAAGTTGATTACGCGCGTTTCCATAAGACTTTCGAGGTGCCGTCAACACCTAACCTCAGTGCTAAAGAACTCGAGGAAAACGAGAGGATGAGTCGGCCGTCATCTGTGCCGTCTCCCATCTCTGCTTGTATGTCTTCAACAGACTTAATACCACGTTCCGTCAGCACTTTCTGCTATGAGAACGAAGTGGCGCTGAGCTGCGGGGAAGACGAAGATGAAGAAGATATCTTCGACTCGGCTCAGATTGTTCGTAAGGACAGAGAAGAGGAGAGAAGGACTTCTGTTGATTTCCAGAATATGTTTAAGGAAACTGCCACGATGACATCTGGGAGTCAAAATGTCCTCTGTGTTCTGGACATGGACAATCATCAGATGGAGTTTGATATCTTACAGACAGCCATTCCACTTGATCCGGTGACCCAGTAA